A genome region from Schaalia sp. 19OD2882 includes the following:
- a CDS encoding amino acid permease, with protein sequence MSMMALGSAIGAGFFLGTGIAVSNAGPAVLISYVLAAFIAVSVMFALAELASALPSTGSFSTYAEVGIGRWAGFTVGWLYWVMLIMVLGLEVTGAAAYFVGWFPQVPQWVVALVIVVVLGGVNLLAAGDFGEIEAWMAGLKVAAILVFLVIGVALVTGLLPGRSAPVGEVVLGHGGWIPNGLPGVAVSLLAIITSFGGIEIVTIAAAEAEDARAAMSRAIRSVIGRILVLYVGSVLLLVALLPWDSEEMRTSPFAAILDMAGVPHVGTIMEVVVFVSLISAFSANVYSSSRMAYSLSARGMGVRWLLGAGGRPATPQTGGHLGPVDEAGAAMLDVVRDEAGTGDIAHGRTPKRAVMVSVFLALVSAALNWYLPDVMLAWFLNAVGMVLLVAWVFIVVSHIRLSSRLEAAGIERLRMPGAPWTSWLVLVALAGLAVLMAMNPEGRAQLLAMGVLTALVVGIHHLRQWWLARH encoded by the coding sequence CTGTCGATGATGGCCCTGGGCAGCGCGATCGGTGCCGGCTTCTTCCTGGGGACGGGCATCGCCGTGTCGAATGCGGGGCCCGCGGTCCTCATCTCGTACGTGCTGGCGGCCTTCATCGCCGTGTCCGTCATGTTCGCCCTGGCCGAGCTCGCCTCGGCCCTGCCGTCGACAGGGTCCTTCTCGACCTACGCGGAGGTCGGCATCGGTCGCTGGGCAGGGTTCACCGTCGGATGGTTGTACTGGGTCATGCTCATCATGGTCCTGGGTCTGGAGGTCACGGGCGCGGCGGCCTACTTCGTCGGATGGTTCCCGCAGGTGCCGCAGTGGGTGGTGGCCCTGGTCATCGTCGTCGTCCTGGGCGGCGTGAACCTGCTGGCCGCAGGTGATTTCGGTGAGATCGAAGCGTGGATGGCCGGGCTGAAGGTCGCCGCGATCCTCGTCTTCCTGGTGATCGGCGTCGCTCTGGTGACAGGGCTGCTGCCCGGGCGCAGCGCACCCGTGGGTGAGGTCGTCCTGGGGCACGGGGGCTGGATCCCCAACGGCCTACCGGGTGTGGCCGTGAGTCTTCTGGCCATCATCACCTCCTTCGGCGGCATCGAAATCGTCACCATTGCCGCCGCCGAGGCCGAGGACGCCCGCGCCGCCATGAGCCGCGCGATCCGCTCGGTCATCGGACGCATCCTCGTCCTCTACGTCGGCTCGGTCCTGCTGCTGGTCGCCCTTCTTCCCTGGGATTCCGAGGAGATGCGCACCTCCCCGTTCGCGGCGATCCTGGACATGGCGGGGGTCCCTCACGTCGGAACGATCATGGAGGTGGTCGTCTTCGTCTCGCTGATCAGCGCATTCAGCGCGAATGTGTACTCCTCCTCGCGCATGGCGTATTCGCTGTCGGCGCGGGGCATGGGGGTGCGCTGGCTTCTGGGCGCCGGCGGGCGGCCCGCCACGCCGCAGACGGGTGGGCATCTGGGGCCTGTGGACGAGGCCGGGGCCGCGATGCTCGACGTGGTCCGCGACGAGGCCGGGACCGGCGACATCGCGCATGGCCGCACACCCAAACGCGCCGTCATGGTCTCGGTCTTCCTGGCACTGGTCTCGGCCGCCCTGAACTGGTACCTGCCGGATGTGATGCTCGCGTGGTTCCTCAATGCGGTCGGCATGGTGCTGCTGGTGGCGTGGGTGTTCATCGTCGTGTCCCACATTCGACTCTCTTCGCGTCTGGAGGCTGCGGGCATTGAACGGCTCCGGATGCCAGGCGCTCCGTGGACGTCGTGGCTGGTCCTGGTCGCGCTGGCCGGTCTGGCGGTCCTCATGGCCATGAATCCGGAAGGCCGCGCCCAGCTGCTGGCCATGGGAGTGCTCACCGCACTGGTCGTCGGAATCCACCACCTTCGGCAGTGGTGGTTGGCCCGCCACTGA
- a CDS encoding HNH endonuclease family protein → MSGRGRRGDVLALVFLAVALVTALGPPPAADMLGLGRTLGWTLPLPWSGPDRPALERLPTTSWSRQLRALEVRVRSPAPAYQREAFGQRWADADRNGCDTRNDILGRDLARPRFKAGTNDCVVVSGTLAEPYTGAVVEFTRGAGTSDMVQVDHVVALADAWRSGAWQWDAATRERFANDPENLLAVDGRANRDKGASSADEWMPPDAAFHCTYARTQIQVKHRWALSVTAAEREALASALLTCPSK, encoded by the coding sequence ATGTCCGGCAGAGGCAGACGGGGCGACGTGTTGGCCCTGGTCTTCCTCGCCGTCGCCCTTGTCACGGCACTGGGGCCGCCGCCTGCGGCAGACATGCTGGGACTCGGTCGCACCCTGGGGTGGACCCTGCCGCTGCCCTGGTCGGGGCCTGACCGGCCCGCCCTCGAACGCCTCCCCACCACCTCATGGTCACGGCAACTGCGAGCCCTGGAGGTGCGCGTACGCAGCCCAGCGCCCGCCTACCAGCGCGAAGCCTTCGGGCAGCGCTGGGCCGATGCGGACAGGAACGGGTGCGACACCCGCAATGACATCCTCGGCCGGGACTTGGCGCGTCCGCGCTTCAAAGCGGGGACCAACGACTGCGTGGTGGTGTCGGGAACCTTGGCCGAGCCCTACACCGGCGCGGTCGTCGAGTTCACCCGAGGAGCGGGCACCTCAGACATGGTCCAGGTGGACCACGTCGTGGCACTGGCCGACGCGTGGCGCTCAGGAGCATGGCAGTGGGATGCGGCCACGCGAGAGCGTTTCGCCAACGACCCGGAGAACCTGCTGGCAGTCGACGGGCGGGCCAACCGGGACAAGGGCGCCAGTTCCGCCGACGAATGGATGCCACCGGATGCGGCCTTCCACTGCACGTATGCGCGCACCCAGATCCAGGTCAAACACCGCTGGGCACTCAGCGTCACCGCGGCCGAGCGTGAGGCACTGGCTTCGGCGCTGCTCACCTGCCCGTCAAAGTGA
- a CDS encoding histidine kinase codes for MSGTHFPPSLEDSLPRRRTTVTSRSESLRRTRKEPKGPSRLVSLAWASSFLFMLLASAVTATSAGLDERWAVALLVEIIFFAAVYITSWLVNDTAPRYESGTGTFVLTSLLMLVLQVAAVFTHAQLDSAGGIAWLCYLAATSALLSPKRLTLPSIAVVVTIAAVETMVVPAAGFLPLLGVTMTGILTLLARNRMDLEVQRGLDDQHRLALTRERERTQANADLHDALWQDLTSIVAHSDLACRLLEADQGPQARQHMEEVLSISRSAHDEIRRVVSATRTAIPDSELESARSLLSASGVRLDLIRLGDPTPGTAATMSARVIREACANAVAHSSPSHVQVTLRSDGVSVTNDGYSEPLRPHYDRASAGALAKIREKLGYRGSLTWGPDGDHWTVDLEVDE; via the coding sequence GTGAGCGGCACGCACTTCCCCCCTTCGCTGGAGGACTCACTGCCCAGGCGTCGAACGACGGTCACCAGCCGATCCGAGTCCCTGCGGCGCACCCGCAAGGAGCCGAAGGGACCGTCACGACTGGTCAGTCTCGCGTGGGCCTCCTCCTTCCTCTTCATGCTCCTGGCCAGTGCCGTGACGGCGACGAGTGCCGGCCTGGACGAGCGTTGGGCCGTGGCACTGTTGGTCGAGATCATTTTCTTCGCCGCCGTCTACATCACGTCGTGGCTGGTCAACGACACCGCTCCCCGCTATGAGAGCGGCACGGGCACATTCGTCCTCACCTCGCTGCTCATGTTGGTCCTGCAGGTGGCCGCCGTGTTCACGCACGCGCAATTGGACAGTGCGGGCGGCATCGCGTGGCTGTGCTACCTTGCCGCGACTTCCGCCCTGCTGTCCCCGAAACGCCTGACCTTGCCGTCCATTGCGGTGGTGGTCACCATTGCCGCGGTGGAGACCATGGTGGTTCCGGCCGCCGGCTTCCTGCCTCTGCTGGGCGTGACCATGACGGGCATCCTCACCCTGCTTGCCCGCAATCGCATGGACCTGGAGGTCCAGCGGGGCCTTGACGACCAGCACCGCTTGGCGCTGACCCGCGAGAGGGAACGCACCCAGGCCAATGCGGACCTGCACGACGCCCTGTGGCAGGACCTGACCAGCATTGTCGCGCACTCCGACCTTGCGTGCCGTCTGCTCGAAGCCGATCAGGGCCCACAGGCGCGTCAGCACATGGAGGAGGTCCTGTCGATCTCGCGTTCGGCCCACGACGAGATCCGGCGGGTCGTTTCCGCAACCCGCACTGCGATTCCGGACAGTGAGTTGGAGTCCGCGCGCTCACTGTTGTCCGCCTCCGGTGTGCGTCTTGACCTGATCCGGCTGGGGGACCCGACCCCCGGCACCGCCGCCACCATGTCGGCCCGCGTCATCCGTGAGGCCTGCGCGAATGCCGTTGCCCACTCAAGTCCCTCACATGTGCAGGTGACTCTGCGTTCCGACGGTGTCTCGGTGACCAATGACGGGTACAGCGAGCCTTTGCGACCCCACTACGACCGCGCATCGGCGGGAGCCCTGGCGAAGATCCGCGAGAAGCTGGGCTACCGGGGCAGCCTGACCTGGGGTCCCGATGGTGACCACTGGACAGTGGACCTCGAAGTCGACGAGTGA
- a CDS encoding response regulator transcription factor, with protein MSSDPTATRQAPAAGGSVHVLVVDDQQMVREALATLLSLESDIDVVGQAGDGKEALKRLGELGGGVDVVLMDIEMPGLDGITACEAICTRHPRTRVLMLTTFGRPGYVQRALDAGAVGFLVKDAPSEQLAAAVRTVARGGRVVDPALAVETLTRGTSPLTDREVEVLRAVAEGGTIADIAASLALGQGTVRNHVSTIMTKLGARTRAEAVRIATEAGWL; from the coding sequence ATGAGTTCCGACCCGACCGCGACGCGACAGGCCCCGGCAGCAGGCGGCAGTGTTCATGTGCTGGTCGTCGACGACCAGCAGATGGTGCGAGAAGCCCTGGCGACCCTGCTCTCACTGGAGAGCGACATCGATGTGGTCGGACAGGCCGGGGACGGGAAGGAGGCCCTCAAGCGCCTGGGGGAGCTGGGTGGTGGTGTCGACGTGGTCCTCATGGACATCGAGATGCCGGGCCTGGACGGGATCACCGCCTGCGAAGCGATCTGCACACGCCATCCCCGCACCCGCGTCCTCATGCTCACGACTTTCGGGCGGCCCGGCTACGTCCAGCGGGCCCTGGACGCGGGCGCCGTAGGATTCCTGGTCAAGGACGCCCCTTCGGAGCAGCTGGCAGCGGCGGTGCGCACAGTGGCCCGTGGAGGCAGGGTCGTCGACCCGGCCTTGGCGGTGGAGACCTTGACCCGGGGGACCTCGCCGCTGACCGACCGTGAAGTGGAGGTCCTTCGAGCTGTGGCCGAGGGCGGAACCATTGCGGACATCGCGGCGAGCCTTGCCTTGGGGCAAGGAACCGTGCGCAACCACGTGTCGACCATCATGACGAAGCTCGGGGCGCGAACCAGGGCCGAGGCGGTGCGCATCGCCACGGAGGCCGGCTGGCTGTGA
- a CDS encoding sensor histidine kinase: protein MRTKSTHEWRAGAASADAPGASALTPGETPGAGPLESHESRVFLGVPVHRIVSLLWAAPFLLFLVYPMAEGFQSPPSTRVAAIIALSVALSGVYIVIWLVNDATPVSQRLTTTLVVWLALLLGLQVALTALIDHGGGWGGVYTLCYVASPVVFLLPRRTLFPGLGVLLAIAIVETLVWPQEGLVPLGVVTVTTIFSMTGRQASDRQRMREVEAQQALALSQERERTRISADLHDILGQSLTGISVKLDLTGRLLDAGRVEEARAQIDEVTDLTRTALADVRAVVAANRTLLPATEIDSARTLLGAAGVRLEVIRQGEPAPGTPSTLVAHVIREATTNALKHASPSLVLVTLRPNGVRVVNDGVGRGRLSDVLSPRRPASEFAASGSGLAGLADRVAGRGRLTWGPEGDSWVLDLVLDG, encoded by the coding sequence GTGAGGACGAAGTCGACACACGAGTGGCGCGCGGGCGCCGCCTCAGCCGACGCACCCGGTGCGTCGGCGCTCACCCCCGGGGAGACACCGGGTGCAGGCCCGCTGGAGTCGCACGAGTCCCGAGTCTTCTTGGGTGTGCCCGTCCACCGGATCGTCTCCCTGCTGTGGGCCGCCCCTTTCCTGCTATTCCTCGTCTACCCGATGGCCGAGGGCTTCCAGTCCCCGCCGTCGACGCGCGTGGCGGCGATCATCGCCCTGTCCGTGGCCCTCAGCGGGGTGTACATCGTCATCTGGCTGGTCAATGACGCCACCCCGGTGAGTCAACGTCTCACGACGACCCTGGTGGTGTGGCTGGCGCTGCTCCTTGGCCTGCAGGTGGCCCTGACCGCGCTCATCGACCACGGCGGCGGTTGGGGTGGCGTGTACACGCTGTGTTACGTGGCTTCACCTGTCGTCTTCCTGCTTCCGCGGCGCACACTGTTTCCCGGACTCGGGGTGCTCCTGGCCATCGCCATCGTCGAAACCCTGGTGTGGCCGCAGGAGGGTCTGGTTCCCTTGGGGGTCGTCACTGTGACGACCATTTTCTCCATGACGGGCAGGCAGGCCTCCGACCGCCAGCGCATGCGCGAGGTTGAGGCCCAGCAGGCCCTGGCCCTGTCCCAGGAGAGGGAACGCACCCGCATCAGTGCCGACCTGCACGACATCCTGGGGCAGAGCCTGACAGGCATCAGCGTGAAGCTGGACCTGACGGGTCGCCTGCTGGACGCCGGGCGTGTGGAGGAGGCGCGGGCCCAGATCGACGAGGTCACCGACCTGACCCGCACTGCACTGGCCGACGTCCGAGCCGTCGTTGCCGCCAACCGGACCCTGCTGCCCGCCACGGAGATCGACTCGGCCCGCACGCTCCTGGGCGCGGCGGGCGTGCGGCTGGAGGTCATCCGTCAAGGTGAGCCCGCCCCGGGCACGCCCTCGACCCTGGTGGCCCATGTCATCCGCGAGGCCACGACCAACGCCCTCAAACATGCCTCCCCCTCCCTGGTTCTGGTGACCCTGCGTCCAAACGGGGTGCGAGTGGTCAATGACGGGGTGGGCCGGGGACGCTTGTCCGATGTCTTGTCCCCCAGGCGCCCGGCGTCGGAGTTCGCCGCCTCGGGTTCGGGTCTTGCGGGCCTGGCAGACCGGGTTGCCGGCAGGGGCCGCCTCACGTGGGGGCCCGAGGGCGACTCCTGGGTCCTGGACCTCGTGCTCGACGGGTGA
- a CDS encoding ABC transporter permease: MTTTIQSPLPQPSAATQRPLGSGWTGFGTLSWYAFWKMITNPFTMGFAIALPIFMYLMFGAGQEYSDQWVINGNVAAKVLVNMAVYGTIMTSSSMGTVIALERTSGVSRLYALTPVSPLSMIAARTLATLVVSAVVIAITYAAGLLTGARMYTTTWLVSFVVIIAMSILPVVLGLACAFAVRSDGAFALNSAITVLGSFASGLFIPLEQMGTFWKTIAPYTPFHGLANIAQLPLYGWETFEWSWLLNYVVWSVVLAGIAAWAQSRDTTR; encoded by the coding sequence ATGACCACCACCATCCAGAGCCCCTTGCCCCAACCTTCCGCTGCCACCCAACGCCCGCTCGGCTCCGGGTGGACAGGATTCGGCACACTGTCGTGGTACGCCTTCTGGAAGATGATCACGAACCCCTTCACCATGGGTTTCGCCATCGCCCTGCCCATCTTCATGTACCTCATGTTCGGCGCAGGCCAGGAGTACTCCGACCAGTGGGTCATCAACGGGAACGTGGCCGCCAAGGTCCTGGTGAACATGGCCGTCTACGGGACGATCATGACCAGTTCCTCGATGGGAACGGTCATCGCACTGGAACGCACCTCAGGCGTCTCACGCCTGTACGCGCTGACCCCGGTCTCGCCCTTGTCCATGATCGCGGCACGCACGTTGGCCACGCTGGTCGTCAGCGCCGTGGTCATCGCCATCACCTACGCGGCGGGGTTGCTGACCGGGGCGCGCATGTACACCACCACCTGGCTGGTCTCCTTCGTCGTCATCATCGCAATGTCCATCCTGCCGGTGGTCCTGGGCCTGGCCTGCGCCTTCGCGGTGCGCAGTGACGGAGCCTTCGCCCTGAACAGCGCCATCACCGTACTCGGCTCCTTCGCTTCGGGGCTGTTCATCCCGCTGGAGCAGATGGGCACCTTCTGGAAGACCATCGCCCCCTACACCCCCTTCCACGGTCTGGCCAACATCGCACAACTTCCCCTGTACGGCTGGGAGACCTTCGAGTGGAGCTGGCTGCTCAACTACGTGGTGTGGAGCGTCGTCCTGGCTGGAATCGCCGCCTGGGCCCAGTCGAGGGACACGACCCGCTGA
- a CDS encoding ABC transporter ATP-binding protein, with amino-acid sequence MERNRNARSSAPTSPAPTTTPESVPALSVTGVRKTFGTTVAVDDVTLTVPSGQIVALLGKNGAGKTTLIDIALGLQRSTEGRVQLFGVTPREAIRRSCVGVVHQSGALLAEHTVEQCLRIFASTHSTKSDLTRIIEETHLTGLVKRPIRKLSGGEQQRVRLALALLPDPLLLVLDEPTAGMDATARREFWALMRAQANRGRTILFATHYLAEAEEFAQRTVIMKDGRIIADAPTDELRLASAGRHLRILIPERTRSEAASALALVPGAADLRVTWTRIHDDEVAVQVQGPETDEVARALLALHGAHDLEITASSLEDTFAQLTA; translated from the coding sequence ATGGAAAGGAACCGCAACGCCCGCTCGTCGGCGCCCACATCACCTGCCCCCACCACCACCCCCGAATCCGTCCCCGCCCTGTCCGTGACGGGTGTCCGCAAGACCTTCGGCACCACTGTTGCCGTGGACGATGTCACGCTGACGGTCCCCAGCGGCCAGATCGTGGCCCTGCTGGGAAAGAACGGGGCCGGAAAGACGACCCTCATCGACATCGCCCTGGGACTGCAAAGGAGCACTGAAGGACGGGTGCAGCTCTTCGGCGTGACTCCCCGTGAGGCCATCCGCCGCTCCTGCGTGGGAGTGGTCCACCAAAGCGGTGCCCTGTTGGCCGAGCACACGGTTGAGCAGTGCCTGAGGATCTTCGCCTCCACCCACTCCACCAAGTCCGACCTGACCCGCATCATCGAGGAGACCCACCTGACCGGCCTGGTCAAGCGTCCCATCCGCAAGCTCTCCGGCGGCGAACAGCAGCGCGTGCGATTGGCCCTGGCCCTGCTGCCCGACCCGCTGCTGCTGGTGCTGGACGAGCCCACCGCCGGTATGGACGCAACCGCCCGCCGCGAGTTCTGGGCCCTCATGCGCGCCCAGGCCAACCGGGGGCGCACGATCCTCTTCGCCACCCACTACCTTGCCGAGGCCGAAGAGTTCGCCCAGCGCACCGTCATCATGAAGGACGGGCGGATCATCGCCGACGCCCCCACCGACGAGTTGCGGCTCGCAAGCGCTGGACGCCACCTGCGTATTCTCATTCCCGAGCGAACCCGGTCCGAGGCCGCCTCCGCCCTCGCCCTCGTCCCCGGGGCCGCGGACCTGCGGGTCACATGGACGCGGATCCACGACGACGAAGTCGCGGTGCAGGTCCAGGGGCCCGAAACGGATGAGGTCGCCCGCGCCCTCCTGGCCCTCCACGGCGCACACGACCTGGAGATCACCGCCTCCTCCCTGGAGGACACCTTCGCCCAACTCACGGCCTGA
- a CDS encoding phage holin family protein gives MRFVLRLVGTMLGIWVSTLLVPEIHIAQGTTLVNSLLLLAAIALILTLVNSIVRPVVKFFAWPLYLITFGLFALVTNALVFMAAGWASSSLGVPFEVGSMGTALLGGTITAVISALTVALLGEDKGKKKH, from the coding sequence ATGAGATTCGTCCTTCGACTTGTCGGAACGATGCTCGGCATCTGGGTGTCCACTCTGCTGGTGCCCGAGATCCACATCGCCCAGGGCACCACGCTGGTGAACTCCCTGTTGTTGCTGGCCGCGATCGCCCTGATCCTCACGCTGGTCAACTCCATCGTGCGTCCGGTGGTCAAGTTCTTCGCCTGGCCCCTGTACCTCATCACCTTCGGCCTCTTCGCCCTGGTCACCAACGCCCTGGTGTTCATGGCGGCAGGCTGGGCGTCCTCGTCACTGGGCGTCCCCTTCGAGGTCGGCTCCATGGGGACGGCGCTCCTGGGAGGCACGATCACCGCAGTCATCTCCGCGCTGACCGTGGCCCTCCTCGGAGAGGACAAGGGCAAGAAGAAGCACTGA
- the hisC gene encoding histidinol-phosphate transaminase: MDTPELQVPIRPQVADLPRYVPGRTLPGAAKISSNEMPFPPSHAVVEAALAALTDANRYPDLAAAPLRAALAAHIGVGQDQICVGTGSSAILLAALGAVCAPGETVVHPWRSFESYPIAVPASHAIPRPVPLLADGTHDLEGMLEAACRGARAVILCTPNNPTGPALTFTQVADFVAEVPADVLVLLDEAYIEFATAPDVRTGVPLVAEHPNVLVMRTFSKAYALAGLRVGYAVGHADLISAIGAVLVPFGVSSVAQAAAVAALVDQQGMSAAVAAVVAERDRVVGELRELGLAVPDSQSNFYWLPGLGRDFVRACAEVGLVVRPFPEGVRVSVGTPEHNNSLIEVARTFIAR, from the coding sequence ATGGACACGCCCGAACTCCAGGTCCCCATCCGCCCGCAGGTCGCCGACCTGCCCCGCTACGTGCCGGGCAGGACCCTGCCTGGAGCTGCGAAGATCTCTTCGAACGAGATGCCCTTCCCGCCCTCGCACGCGGTTGTGGAGGCGGCGCTCGCGGCACTGACCGACGCCAACCGCTACCCGGACCTCGCGGCTGCACCCTTGCGGGCTGCGCTGGCCGCCCACATCGGGGTCGGGCAAGACCAGATCTGCGTGGGTACGGGATCCTCCGCGATTCTCCTGGCGGCCCTTGGCGCCGTGTGCGCGCCGGGTGAGACCGTCGTCCACCCGTGGCGCAGTTTCGAGTCCTATCCGATCGCCGTGCCCGCCTCGCACGCGATTCCTCGGCCTGTGCCGTTGCTGGCGGACGGGACCCACGACCTGGAGGGCATGCTCGAGGCGGCCTGCCGGGGGGCCCGCGCCGTCATCCTGTGCACGCCGAACAACCCGACTGGACCTGCCCTGACCTTCACCCAGGTCGCCGACTTCGTCGCCGAGGTGCCGGCCGACGTCCTGGTCCTCCTGGACGAGGCCTACATCGAGTTCGCCACCGCCCCCGACGTGCGTACCGGCGTGCCACTGGTCGCCGAGCACCCGAATGTACTGGTCATGCGGACTTTCTCGAAGGCCTACGCGCTGGCGGGCCTGCGGGTCGGATACGCCGTGGGTCATGCGGACCTCATCAGCGCAATTGGTGCGGTCCTGGTCCCCTTCGGGGTGTCCTCCGTGGCTCAGGCGGCAGCCGTTGCAGCGCTGGTCGACCAACAGGGGATGAGTGCGGCGGTGGCGGCTGTCGTGGCCGAGCGTGACCGGGTCGTCGGCGAACTGCGGGAGCTGGGTCTGGCCGTGCCGGACTCCCAGTCGAACTTCTACTGGCTGCCGGGCCTGGGCCGCGACTTCGTCCGGGCCTGTGCCGAGGTGGGACTGGTCGTCCGGCCCTTCCCCGAGGGAGTGCGCGTGAGTGTGGGCACGCCGGAGCACAACAACTCCTTGATCGAGGTTGCCCGCACCTTCATTGCCCGGTGA